The following coding sequences lie in one Polynucleobacter necessarius genomic window:
- the rpmC gene encoding 50S ribosomal protein L29 yields the protein MKNTELASKDLAALNAELTELLKTGFKLRMQKGTQQLTNTSQLGKNKRDIARVKTFIAQKTAQK from the coding sequence ATGAAAAATACAGAATTAGCTTCAAAAGATCTGGCTGCTTTGAATGCAGAATTAACCGAGTTGCTTAAGACCGGTTTCAAACTACGCATGCAAAAAGGCACTCAGCAACTCACTAATACCAGCCAATTGGGTAAGAATAAGCGCGACATCGCTCGTGTGAAAACTTTTATTGCCCAAAAGACTGCACAGAAATAA
- the rplV gene encoding 50S ribosomal protein L22, producing MMEVKAIYKSARISAQKTRLVADQIRGLPIARALNILNFSPKKAAFIVKKVVESAVANAEHNKGTDIDELKVAAIIVDKGTLLKRFTARAKGRGNQIKKQTCHISVTLSN from the coding sequence ATGATGGAAGTTAAAGCTATTTACAAGAGCGCCCGCATTTCTGCGCAAAAGACACGTTTGGTCGCTGACCAAATTCGTGGTTTGCCAATTGCACGCGCATTAAACATTTTGAACTTCAGCCCCAAGAAAGCTGCCTTCATTGTTAAGAAAGTTGTTGAGTCCGCAGTGGCCAACGCTGAACACAATAAAGGGACTGATATTGATGAGCTCAAAGTTGCAGCAATTATTGTTGATAAAGGCACTTTATTGAAGCGCTTTACCGCACGCGCTAAGGGTCGTGGCAATCAAATTAAAAAACAAACTTGTCACATTAGCGTGACCTTGAGTAACTAA
- the rplF gene encoding 50S ribosomal protein L6 has protein sequence MSRVGKSPITVPKGAEISINGANITVKGPLGTLTHNLHPSVGLKQEDGVLTVVLNNDSPEAGAQSGTARALVNNMVVGVTTGFERKLSLVGVGYRAAAQGETLKLQLGFSHDIIYNLPKGVKAETPTQTEIIIKGSNKQQVGQVAAEVRAYRSPEPYKGKGVRYVDEVVHLKETKKK, from the coding sequence ATGTCCCGCGTAGGTAAATCACCCATTACGGTTCCAAAAGGTGCTGAGATCAGCATCAATGGTGCAAACATTACTGTTAAAGGCCCATTGGGTACATTGACACATAACTTGCACCCTTCAGTTGGTTTGAAGCAAGAAGATGGTGTACTGACAGTTGTTTTAAATAACGACTCACCGGAGGCTGGTGCTCAGTCAGGTACAGCACGTGCTTTAGTAAACAACATGGTTGTTGGCGTAACGACTGGCTTTGAGCGCAAGCTTAGCTTAGTTGGCGTTGGTTATCGTGCTGCTGCTCAAGGCGAAACATTGAAATTACAGTTAGGTTTCTCGCACGACATCATTTACAACCTGCCAAAGGGTGTAAAGGCTGAGACTCCAACTCAAACTGAAATCATCATCAAAGGTTCCAACAAGCAGCAAGTTGGCCAGGTCGCTGCTGAAGTTCGCGCATACCGTTCACCAGAGCCATATAAAGGCAAAGGCGTTCGCTACGTGGATGAAGTTGTGCATTTGAAAGAAACTAAGAAGAAGTAA
- the rpsE gene encoding 30S ribosomal protein S5 encodes MAKMQTKMQNEERDDGLREKMIAVNRVTKVVKGGRILGFAALTVVGDGDGRIGMGKGKSKEVPVAVQKAMDEARRKMIKVSLRKGTLQHTVTGQHGASRVLISPAKDGTGIIAGGPMRAIFDVMGVTNVVAKSLGSTNPYNLVRATIDGLSKMSAPAEIAAKRGKSVEEILG; translated from the coding sequence ATGGCAAAAATGCAAACTAAGATGCAAAACGAAGAGCGTGATGATGGTCTTCGCGAGAAGATGATCGCTGTTAATCGTGTAACTAAAGTGGTTAAAGGTGGTCGTATTCTCGGCTTCGCTGCACTTACCGTAGTTGGCGATGGCGATGGCCGCATCGGCATGGGTAAAGGCAAATCAAAAGAAGTTCCAGTCGCTGTTCAAAAAGCAATGGATGAAGCTCGTCGCAAGATGATCAAGGTTTCTTTGCGCAAGGGTACTTTGCAACACACTGTTACTGGTCAACATGGCGCGTCACGCGTTTTGATTTCACCAGCTAAAGACGGTACTGGAATTATTGCTGGTGGCCCAATGCGCGCGATTTTCGACGTAATGGGTGTAACCAATGTAGTTGCTAAGTCACTTGGCTCAACAAATCCTTACAACTTGGTTCGTGCAACGATTGATGGTTTAAGCAAGATGAGTGCTCCTGCTGAGATTGCTGCTAAACGCGGTAAGTCAGTTGAAGAGATTCTCGGCTAA
- the rplB gene encoding 50S ribosomal protein L2, whose translation MPLMKTKPTSPGRRSMVKVVNPDLHKGKPFAPLLEPQFQKAGRNNNGHITTRHKGGGHKHHYRVVDFKRNDKDHIPAKVEHLEYDPNRSANIALIVFADGERRYIPAAKGMSVGQAIMNGSEAPIKSGNNLPIRNIPVGSTIHCLEILPGKGAQVARSAGGSAVLLAREGVYAQVRLRSGEVRRVLIECRATIGEVGNEEHSLRQIGKAGANRWRGIRPTVRGVVMNPVDHPHGGGESRTGEGRVPVSPWGTPTKGYRTRRNKRTTSMIVQRRQKR comes from the coding sequence ATGCCTTTGATGAAGACAAAACCGACCTCACCAGGTCGTCGCTCAATGGTCAAGGTGGTCAATCCAGACCTCCATAAAGGTAAGCCTTTTGCACCATTGTTAGAGCCACAGTTTCAAAAAGCGGGCCGTAATAACAACGGCCACATCACTACCCGTCATAAAGGGGGTGGTCATAAGCATCACTATCGTGTTGTTGACTTCAAACGCAACGACAAAGATCATATTCCAGCAAAAGTTGAACACTTGGAATACGATCCAAACCGCAGTGCAAATATCGCATTGATCGTGTTTGCCGATGGTGAGCGTCGCTATATTCCTGCTGCTAAAGGTATGTCTGTTGGACAGGCAATCATGAATGGCTCAGAAGCGCCAATCAAGTCCGGCAACAACTTGCCTATTCGTAATATTCCTGTTGGTAGCACTATTCACTGCCTTGAAATCCTCCCAGGCAAAGGTGCACAAGTTGCACGTTCAGCCGGTGGTTCAGCAGTATTGTTAGCTCGTGAAGGCGTATATGCTCAAGTGCGTTTGCGCTCCGGTGAAGTACGTCGTGTTCTGATTGAGTGCCGCGCCACTATTGGTGAAGTTGGTAACGAAGAACACAGCTTGCGTCAAATTGGTAAAGCAGGCGCAAATCGCTGGCGTGGTATTCGCCCAACCGTTCGCGGTGTGGTAATGAACCCAGTAGATCACCCACACGGTGGTGGTGAGAGTAGAACTGGCGAAGGCCGTGTACCTGTATCTCCATGGGGCACTCCAACCAAAGGTTATCGCACGCGTCGCAATAAGCGCACAACTTCGATGATCGTTCAACGTCGTCAAAAACGTTAA
- the rplO gene encoding 50S ribosomal protein L15: MQLNTIKPAEGSKKNRRRVGRGIGSGLGKTAGRGHKGQKSRSGGFHKVGFEGGQMPMCRRLPKRGFVSLTRRHVGQITLNDLAKINLPEVDLLVLKAHGFAGEQINAIKVIKTGELKIAVTLKGITATAGAKAAIEAAGGKLVELA; the protein is encoded by the coding sequence ATGCAACTCAACACAATTAAACCTGCAGAAGGCTCTAAGAAAAACCGTCGTCGCGTTGGACGCGGCATTGGTTCGGGTCTTGGCAAAACTGCTGGCCGTGGTCACAAAGGTCAAAAATCCCGCTCAGGTGGTTTCCACAAGGTTGGATTTGAAGGCGGTCAGATGCCTATGTGTCGTCGTTTGCCTAAACGTGGTTTTGTGTCTTTGACACGCCGTCACGTTGGTCAAATCACTTTGAACGACTTAGCAAAAATCAACTTGCCGGAAGTGGACTTATTGGTATTGAAAGCACACGGCTTTGCTGGTGAGCAAATCAATGCAATTAAGGTTATCAAGACTGGTGAACTTAAGATTGCTGTAACCCTCAAGGGCATTACAGCAACTGCCGGTGCAAAAGCAGCTATTGAAGCAGCTGGCGGCAAATTGGTTGAGTTGGCTTAA
- the rpmD gene encoding 50S ribosomal protein L30: MTTSNSKVKLQLIRSLIGTRESHRATVRGLGLGRINSVSELEDTPAVRGMINKVSYLVKVIG, from the coding sequence ATGACAACATCTAACTCCAAAGTCAAACTGCAATTAATACGCAGCTTGATCGGTACACGCGAAAGCCATCGTGCAACTGTACGTGGCTTAGGCCTTGGTCGCATCAATTCAGTTTCCGAATTGGAAGACACTCCAGCTGTTCGCGGCATGATTAATAAAGTTTCTTATCTAGTTAAAGTTATTGGCTAA
- the rpsS gene encoding 30S ribosomal protein S19 yields MTRSAKKGPFCDASLVKKVEVAQANKDKKPIKTWSRRSTILPDFIGLTIAVHNGRQHVPVYVSENMVGHKLGEFALTRTFKGHAADKKVTKK; encoded by the coding sequence ATGACACGTTCAGCTAAAAAAGGCCCATTTTGCGACGCCAGCTTAGTAAAAAAAGTTGAAGTTGCGCAAGCCAACAAAGACAAAAAGCCGATCAAAACTTGGTCACGCCGTTCAACAATCCTCCCAGACTTTATTGGTCTGACGATTGCTGTACATAACGGTCGTCAACACGTTCCGGTTTATGTATCAGAAAACATGGTGGGTCATAAGTTAGGCGAATTTGCCTTGACCCGTACTTTCAAAGGTCACGCTGCTGACAAGAAAGTAACGAAGAAGTAA
- the rplN gene encoding 50S ribosomal protein L14, with translation MIQTESRLQVADNTGASEVLCIKVLGGSKRRYASIGDVIKVSVKSAAPRGRVKKGDIYNAVVVRTAKGVRRPDGSLIKFDANAAVLLNAKLEPIGTRIFGPVTRELRTEKFMKIVSLAPEVI, from the coding sequence ATGATACAAACCGAAAGTAGATTACAGGTTGCCGATAACACAGGCGCCAGTGAAGTTTTGTGCATCAAGGTATTGGGCGGCTCTAAGCGTCGTTACGCCAGTATCGGTGATGTCATCAAAGTCAGCGTTAAGTCTGCTGCTCCACGTGGCCGTGTAAAAAAAGGTGACATTTATAACGCCGTTGTAGTGAGAACTGCAAAGGGTGTTCGCCGTCCAGACGGTTCATTGATTAAGTTCGACGCAAACGCTGCGGTATTGCTCAACGCTAAGTTAGAGCCAATTGGCACACGTATCTTTGGACCTGTCACACGCGAGTTGCGTACTGAGAAGTTCATGAAGATCGTTTCTCTCGCCCCCGAAGTTATTTAA
- the rplR gene encoding 50S ribosomal protein L18, translating into MNKDESRQRRARQTRIRIAEAQANRLTVIRSNTHISAQVYSPCGTKVVAAASTMEKDLRQAIKNGGNAEAAKQIGKLVAKRAVKAGVVDVAFDRSGHRYHGRIKALAEAAREAGLKF; encoded by the coding sequence ATGAATAAAGACGAATCCAGACAAAGACGTGCTCGGCAGACTCGTATTCGCATTGCTGAGGCTCAAGCAAATCGCTTAACAGTTATCCGTAGTAATACACATATTTCTGCTCAGGTTTATAGCCCATGCGGAACCAAAGTTGTAGCAGCTGCTTCAACAATGGAAAAAGATTTGCGCCAAGCGATCAAAAACGGCGGTAACGCTGAAGCGGCAAAACAAATCGGCAAATTAGTTGCTAAGCGTGCTGTTAAAGCAGGCGTAGTTGATGTTGCTTTTGATCGTTCCGGTCATCGTTACCACGGCCGTATTAAGGCCTTAGCTGAAGCTGCGCGTGAAGCCGGCCTGAAGTTCTAA
- the rplE gene encoding 50S ribosomal protein L5, with protein sequence MSTRFQEHYQSKVVADLIAKFGYKSVMEVPRITKVTLNMGLGDAVNDKKIIENAVGDLTKVAGQKPVVTKAKKAIAGFKIRQGYPIGAMVTLRGARMYEFLDRFVTVALPRVRDFRGISGKAFDGRGNYNIGVKEQIIFPEIEYDKIDALRGLNISITTTAKTDEEAKALLAAFKFPFRN encoded by the coding sequence ATGAGCACACGTTTTCAAGAACACTATCAATCTAAAGTTGTTGCAGATTTGATCGCCAAATTTGGTTACAAGTCTGTAATGGAGGTTCCACGTATCACCAAGGTAACCCTGAACATGGGCTTGGGCGATGCAGTGAACGATAAGAAAATTATCGAAAATGCAGTTGGTGATTTAACCAAGGTTGCGGGCCAAAAGCCAGTTGTAACTAAGGCTAAAAAAGCGATTGCTGGTTTCAAAATTCGTCAAGGCTACCCAATCGGTGCCATGGTGACATTGCGTGGTGCACGCATGTACGAATTCTTGGATCGTTTCGTTACTGTTGCATTGCCACGCGTACGCGATTTCCGCGGTATCTCTGGTAAAGCATTTGATGGCCGTGGTAACTACAACATCGGCGTTAAAGAACAGATCATTTTCCCTGAAATTGAATACGACAAAATTGATGCCCTCCGTGGTCTCAATATCAGTATTACGACGACTGCTAAAACCGACGAAGAAGCAAAAGCTTTGTTGGCAGCATTCAAATTCCCTTTCCGCAATTAA
- the rpsH gene encoding 30S ribosomal protein S8, translating into MSISDPIADMLTRIRNAQAVQKPIVTMPSSKVKVAIAKVLQDEGYIESFEIKGEATKPVLHIDLKYYAGRPVIERIDRVSTPSLRIYKGRHDIPEVMNGLGIAIISTPQGVMTDRKARATGVGGEVICYVA; encoded by the coding sequence ATGAGTATCAGCGATCCAATCGCCGACATGTTGACCCGGATCCGCAATGCGCAAGCAGTGCAAAAGCCGATCGTCACAATGCCGTCGTCAAAAGTTAAAGTAGCTATCGCAAAAGTTTTGCAAGATGAAGGCTATATCGAAAGTTTCGAAATCAAAGGTGAAGCAACTAAACCAGTGCTCCACATTGATCTCAAATACTATGCAGGCCGTCCTGTTATTGAGCGTATTGACCGTGTTTCGACACCAAGTCTGCGTATCTATAAAGGCCGCCATGACATTCCAGAAGTAATGAATGGCTTGGGCATTGCAATTATTTCAACCCCTCAAGGCGTAATGACAGACCGTAAAGCACGTGCAACAGGCGTGGGCGGCGAAGTTATTTGCTACGTAGCTTAA
- the rpsN gene encoding 30S ribosomal protein S14 → MAKLSLIERENKRAKTVEKYAAKRAELKAIIADQSRSDEERYEARLKLQALPRNASPIRQRNRCSLTGRPRGTFRKFGLARSKIREIAFRGEIPGLTKASW, encoded by the coding sequence GTGGCAAAACTATCCCTAATTGAGCGTGAAAATAAGCGCGCAAAAACTGTAGAGAAGTACGCTGCCAAGCGTGCTGAACTCAAAGCGATCATTGCTGATCAATCACGTAGCGATGAAGAGCGCTATGAAGCTCGCTTGAAGCTACAGGCACTTCCACGTAACGCAAGCCCGATTCGTCAAAGAAATCGTTGTTCATTAACCGGTCGCCCACGTGGCACATTCCGTAAGTTCGGTTTGGCTCGTAGCAAGATTCGTGAAATCGCCTTCCGTGGCGAAATCCCCGGTTTAACCAAGGCCAGCTGGTAA
- the rpsQ gene encoding 30S ribosomal protein S17: MTELSKPLRRTLVGRVVSDKMQKTVTVLVERQVKHPVIGKYVGQSKKYHAHDEAGTYKMGDTVEIAESKPISRTKSWVVARLIEASKGI, encoded by the coding sequence ATGACAGAATTATCTAAACCCTTGCGCCGCACCCTTGTGGGACGCGTTGTTAGCGACAAAATGCAAAAAACTGTGACGGTGTTGGTTGAGCGTCAAGTTAAGCATCCAGTGATTGGTAAGTATGTTGGCCAATCCAAAAAGTACCATGCTCATGACGAAGCTGGCACATACAAGATGGGTGATACCGTTGAAATTGCTGAATCTAAGCCAATTTCACGTACTAAATCTTGGGTTGTGGCCCGTTTAATAGAGGCTTCAAAGGGCATTTAA
- the rpsC gene encoding 30S ribosomal protein S3 — MGQKINPTGFRLAVTKNWTSRWYANNADFAKMLKEDVDVRSYLKKKLKNASVSKVVIERPAKNARITIYSSRPGVVIGKKGEDIEVLRRELQKRMGVPVHVNIEEIRKPEVDAQLIADSITQQLEKRIMFRRAMKRAMQSAMRLGAQGIKIMSSGRLNGAEIARCEWYREGRVPLHTLKADIDYATSEGETTYGIIGVKVWVYKGNTLGRGAEAQVAAQAAEPAAEEKKTRRAPSKTAARKPAAGTDKPLVAAKPAVKRVRKVETPAADTQKSGE, encoded by the coding sequence ATGGGCCAAAAGATAAACCCCACCGGATTCCGACTCGCGGTAACGAAGAATTGGACATCACGTTGGTATGCAAACAATGCTGACTTTGCAAAGATGCTGAAAGAGGACGTAGATGTCCGTAGCTATCTTAAGAAGAAGTTGAAGAATGCATCTGTAAGTAAAGTTGTGATCGAGCGTCCTGCTAAGAATGCACGCATCACTATCTATAGCTCACGTCCAGGCGTTGTAATTGGTAAAAAAGGCGAAGACATTGAAGTGCTCCGCCGCGAATTACAAAAGCGTATGGGCGTTCCAGTTCACGTGAATATCGAAGAAATTCGTAAGCCGGAAGTTGACGCACAATTGATCGCTGATTCTATTACTCAGCAGTTAGAGAAGCGCATCATGTTCCGTCGTGCAATGAAGCGTGCAATGCAAAGTGCAATGCGTCTTGGTGCACAAGGTATCAAGATCATGTCTTCTGGTCGTTTGAACGGCGCTGAAATTGCTCGTTGCGAATGGTATCGTGAAGGTCGCGTTCCACTTCATACGTTGAAGGCGGATATCGATTACGCAACATCAGAAGGTGAAACAACATACGGCATCATCGGTGTAAAAGTTTGGGTATACAAAGGCAACACATTGGGTCGTGGTGCGGAAGCTCAAGTTGCTGCGCAAGCTGCTGAACCAGCTGCCGAAGAAAAGAAAACTCGTCGCGCTCCAAGCAAAACAGCTGCTCGTAAACCAGCCGCTGGCACAGACAAGCCATTAGTTGCTGCTAAACCAGCAGTAAAGCGTGTGCGTAAGGTCGAAACACCAGCCGCAGATACGCAGAAGTCAGGAGAGTAA
- the rplX gene encoding 50S ribosomal protein L24 → MKKIRKGDSVVLLAGRDKGKQGTVTAVLENKLVIEGVNTYKKSVKPNPAAGVTGGMIDKTMPVHISNVALVDGNGKPSRVGIKLVDDKKQRFLKTTGATLSA, encoded by the coding sequence ATGAAAAAGATTCGTAAAGGGGATTCCGTAGTTTTGTTGGCTGGCCGCGATAAGGGCAAGCAAGGGACTGTAACGGCCGTTCTCGAGAACAAATTAGTAATCGAAGGCGTGAATACCTATAAAAAGAGCGTTAAACCTAATCCAGCTGCTGGTGTTACTGGCGGCATGATTGATAAGACGATGCCTGTTCACATTTCTAATGTGGCTTTGGTTGACGGTAACGGCAAACCATCACGTGTTGGCATCAAACTCGTTGATGATAAAAAGCAGCGTTTCCTCAAAACCACTGGCGCAACTTTAAGCGCATAA
- the rplP gene encoding 50S ribosomal protein L16 has translation MLQPKRRKYRKEQKGRNTGVATRGSSVAFGDFGLKAVGRGRLTARQIESARRAMTRHIKRGGRIWIRIFPDKPISQKPAEVRMGNGKGNPEYYVAEIQPGKVLYEMDGVDEQLAREAFKLAAAKLPLQTTFVIRHLG, from the coding sequence ATGCTACAACCAAAGCGTCGCAAGTATCGTAAGGAACAAAAGGGCCGTAACACTGGCGTGGCAACACGCGGTAGTTCTGTAGCCTTTGGTGACTTTGGATTGAAGGCCGTTGGCCGTGGTCGTTTGACTGCTCGTCAAATTGAGTCAGCACGTCGTGCGATGACTCGTCACATTAAACGTGGTGGCCGTATTTGGATTCGTATTTTCCCAGATAAGCCAATTTCACAAAAACCCGCTGAAGTACGTATGGGTAACGGTAAAGGTAACCCAGAGTACTACGTAGCTGAAATTCAACCAGGCAAAGTGCTCTACGAGATGGACGGTGTTGATGAGCAATTGGCGCGCGAAGCATTCAAGCTTGCTGCTGCTAAGTTGCCTTTACAGACCACTTTCGTGATTCGCCACTTAGGTTGA